A window of the Pseudomonadota bacterium genome harbors these coding sequences:
- a CDS encoding ABC transporter ATP-binding protein gives MTLLEVDRLTRRFGGLTAVNNLTFQIEAGAIHGLIGPNGAGKTTTFNVISGYYKPSAGRIVYDGRDISGMKTSAITELGLVRTFQATTLFHEFTVFDNVLVGCHLKARVDPFSVLLGLKKDREADAREKVDEILAFMDLADLKDELCSNLPHGLQRALGIAVALATEPKLLMLDEPFTGMNPEETRRMMDLIRQVRDSGVTILLVEHDMQAVMGLCEHITVLNFGSLLAEGAPEAIRANPEVVEAYLGTPV, from the coding sequence ATGACATTACTTGAAGTCGATCGTCTGACGCGCCGTTTCGGCGGACTGACAGCCGTCAACAACCTGACCTTCCAGATCGAAGCGGGCGCCATTCATGGCCTGATCGGCCCCAACGGCGCCGGCAAGACGACAACATTCAATGTCATCAGCGGTTACTACAAGCCGAGCGCCGGACGCATCGTCTATGACGGGCGCGACATTTCCGGCATGAAGACGAGCGCGATTACCGAACTCGGTCTGGTCCGCACCTTCCAGGCGACGACGCTGTTTCACGAGTTCACGGTCTTCGACAACGTCCTGGTTGGCTGTCACCTGAAAGCGCGCGTCGATCCGTTCAGCGTGCTGCTAGGTCTGAAGAAGGACCGCGAGGCGGACGCCAGAGAGAAGGTCGACGAGATCCTCGCGTTCATGGACCTCGCCGATCTCAAAGACGAGCTGTGCTCCAATCTGCCGCATGGTCTGCAGCGCGCCCTCGGCATCGCTGTCGCGCTGGCCACCGAACCGAAACTCCTGATGCTTGATGAGCCGTTCACCGGCATGAACCCGGAAGAGACCCGGCGTATGATGGATCTGATCCGCCAGGTGCGGGACTCCGGCGTCACCATTTTGTTGGTCGAACACGACATGCAGGCGGTGATGGGTCTTTGCGAGCACATCACCGTCCTGAACTTCGGCAGCCTGTTGGCCGAGGGCGCACCGGAGGCGATCCGCGCCAATCCGGAGGTCGTCGAGGCCTATCTGGGAACACCCGTTTAG
- a CDS encoding MFS transporter: MTGSSNSRVRLASMVGNALEWYDFAIYGYFAATIGFQFFPDDDPAVSVIASFGVFAIGFLARPVGAVLFGHLGDRVGRRRVLVLSIVLMAGPTTLIGFLPTYDDIGFWAPAILIALRLLQGLSVGGEMTGSITFMVEGAPPSRRGLAGSWAYLGVGIGFLLGSAAGSLVTWLLDGAAVDDWGWRLPFLCGAIIAVCGYVIRRHGLSETYHPESSSAPWYQGPLRQALATHGRQMIQAIGIAAFFAGGFYLIFVYLTTYITRVVGDPAADAFDINSINMIFYTALSVVGGVLGDRLGFRRMLLALAVLGVVLSWPLFWLVDQSDPVLSFLGQFGFVLILAPYGGLFATTMALLFAPNVRMSGFSVSYNVSFAALGGTAPLVAAYLIDRNAGDMSPAYVLMVCAAISIAAIIWAWRDLPTRSDRPPET; the protein is encoded by the coding sequence GTGACAGGCTCGTCAAACAGCAGGGTTCGGCTGGCCAGCATGGTCGGCAATGCGCTCGAGTGGTACGACTTTGCCATCTACGGCTATTTTGCCGCGACCATCGGGTTTCAGTTTTTCCCCGACGACGATCCGGCCGTCTCGGTGATCGCGTCATTCGGCGTCTTCGCCATAGGCTTCCTGGCACGTCCGGTCGGCGCCGTCCTGTTTGGACATTTGGGGGACAGGGTCGGCCGGCGTCGCGTCCTCGTTTTGTCGATTGTTCTGATGGCCGGTCCAACCACGCTGATCGGCTTCTTGCCGACCTATGACGACATCGGTTTTTGGGCGCCTGCCATCCTCATCGCGCTGAGGCTCCTACAAGGTCTTTCGGTCGGCGGCGAGATGACCGGGTCCATCACGTTCATGGTCGAAGGCGCACCGCCATCCAGGCGCGGCCTGGCCGGCAGTTGGGCCTATCTGGGCGTCGGCATTGGGTTCCTGCTGGGCTCGGCCGCTGGCTCCCTGGTGACGTGGCTCCTGGATGGTGCGGCGGTCGATGACTGGGGCTGGCGGCTGCCATTTCTTTGTGGCGCGATTATCGCGGTGTGCGGCTACGTGATCCGACGCCATGGCCTGTCAGAGACATACCATCCCGAAAGCAGCAGCGCGCCTTGGTACCAAGGCCCGTTGCGCCAGGCGCTGGCCACCCACGGCCGCCAGATGATTCAGGCCATCGGTATCGCGGCGTTCTTTGCCGGCGGCTTCTATCTGATCTTCGTTTATCTGACGACCTACATAACCCGGGTGGTCGGCGATCCGGCGGCGGACGCGTTCGATATCAACTCCATCAACATGATCTTCTATACCGCCCTCTCGGTCGTTGGCGGCGTGTTGGGCGATCGCCTCGGATTCAGGCGGATGTTGCTGGCGCTGGCGGTTTTGGGCGTGGTCCTGTCATGGCCGCTTTTCTGGCTCGTCGACCAGAGCGATCCGGTGTTGTCGTTCCTCGGCCAGTTCGGCTTCGTTCTGATTCTGGCGCCTTATGGCGGTCTCTTCGCCACCACCATGGCGCTCCTCTTCGCCCCGAACGTTCGCATGAGCGGCTTTTCCGTCTCGTACAATGTTTCGTTCGCCGCCTTGGGGGGAACTGCGCCACTGGTCGCCGCCTATCTTATCGATCGCAATGCCGGAGATATGTCACCGGCTTATGTCCTGATGGTCTGCGCGGCGATTTCAATAGCGGCAATTATTTGGGCATGGCGCGACCTTCCGACTCGATCGGACAGGCCGCCGGAGACCTGA
- a CDS encoding DeoR/GlpR family DNA-binding transcription regulator, with product MHATERQSAIVTAVRERGLCGVGDLAERLQVSDETIRRDIRRLAARGLVRKVHGGVALPEPLRESAFRQRMDEHAEAKRAIAEATAGLIENGESVMLDTGTTTAYVARALAGHRDLLVATNCADIARTLASRNGNRVYIAGGEIRADDGAVLGHEAIRFVERFQVHTAILSIAAVDLDAGLMDYYVDEAEFSSAVIRHAQRAVVVADHAKINRRAPVRVAGFEDIDVLVTDQQLPLDYARRLETAGVNLIVTS from the coding sequence ATGCATGCAACGGAACGACAGTCGGCCATCGTCACGGCGGTGCGCGAGCGCGGCCTGTGCGGTGTCGGCGATCTCGCGGAGCGGCTGCAGGTCTCCGACGAGACAATCCGCCGTGACATCCGCCGGCTCGCCGCGCGCGGTCTGGTGCGCAAAGTGCATGGCGGTGTCGCCTTGCCGGAACCGCTGCGCGAAAGCGCGTTTCGCCAGCGCATGGACGAGCATGCCGAGGCCAAACGCGCGATCGCCGAAGCGACGGCCGGCCTGATCGAAAACGGCGAATCCGTCATGCTGGATACAGGTACCACGACAGCCTATGTAGCGCGGGCGTTAGCCGGCCACCGCGACCTCTTGGTCGCCACCAACTGCGCGGACATCGCGCGCACGCTTGCCTCGCGCAACGGCAATCGGGTCTATATCGCCGGCGGCGAGATCCGCGCCGATGACGGCGCCGTGCTGGGCCATGAGGCCATCCGCTTCGTCGAGCGCTTCCAGGTGCACACCGCCATCCTGTCGATCGCCGCGGTCGATCTGGATGCCGGCCTGATGGACTACTACGTTGACGAAGCCGAGTTCTCCAGCGCGGTCATCCGTCATGCGCAACGCGCCGTTGTCGTTGCCGATCACGCCAAGATCAACCGGCGCGCGCCCGTCAGGGTCGCCGGCTTCGAGGATATCGACGTGCTGGTGACCGACCAGCAGCTGCCGCTCGACTATGCCCGACGTCTCGAAACCGCCGGCGTCAATCTGATCGTCACGAGTTAA
- a CDS encoding ABC transporter substrate-binding protein, with translation MAAAPESDDPIKLTLHDWTGQYITTTIMGEVLKSMGYNVEYVQADYIAQFAGLESGDLHIAMEMWETTGKDAMEASLETGKTLDLGETGMFAIEEWWYPSYMKEKCPGLPDWQALNDCAEAFSTPETAPKGRYLGGPVTWGGYDDERAEALDLDYEVVHAGTDAALFAELQSAYQREAPFLGWVYAPHWAPTKFEGEWVEFPSYADECYSDPAWGVNPDMAYDCGKPRGWIKKVGWKDGEGKWPCAYSAVRAFHIENDAMGNLVAEVDLEGKDLNDVVGAWMDANKDTWQAWTSCE, from the coding sequence ATGGCCGCAGCGCCGGAATCCGACGACCCCATCAAACTCACCCTGCACGACTGGACGGGCCAGTACATCACCACGACCATCATGGGCGAGGTGCTGAAGTCGATGGGCTACAACGTCGAATACGTTCAGGCCGACTACATCGCCCAGTTCGCCGGCCTTGAGTCAGGCGATCTGCACATCGCGATGGAAATGTGGGAGACCACCGGCAAGGACGCGATGGAGGCCTCGCTCGAAACCGGCAAGACCCTCGATCTGGGCGAGACCGGCATGTTCGCCATCGAGGAGTGGTGGTACCCCAGCTATATGAAAGAGAAGTGCCCAGGGCTGCCGGACTGGCAGGCGCTGAACGACTGCGCCGAAGCATTCTCGACGCCTGAGACCGCGCCCAAGGGCCGTTATCTGGGCGGTCCGGTCACCTGGGGCGGCTATGACGATGAACGCGCCGAAGCGCTCGACCTGGATTACGAGGTCGTACACGCGGGCACCGACGCCGCGCTCTTCGCCGAGCTGCAGTCGGCCTATCAGCGTGAAGCGCCGTTCCTGGGCTGGGTCTATGCCCCGCACTGGGCGCCGACCAAGTTCGAAGGCGAGTGGGTGGAATTCCCGAGCTACGCCGACGAGTGCTACAGCGATCCCGCATGGGGCGTGAACCCAGACATGGCCTATGACTGCGGCAAGCCGCGCGGTTGGATCAAGAAGGTCGGTTGGAAGGACGGCGAGGGCAAGTGGCCGTGTGCCTATTCCGCCGTGCGCGCTTTCCACATCGAGAACGACGCCATGGGCAACCTGGTGGCCGAGGTCGATCTGGAAGGCAAGGACCTGAACGATGTGGTTGGCGCCTGGATGGATGCCAACAAGGATACCTGGCAGGCCTGGACGTCCTGCGAGTAA